A region from the Pempheris klunzingeri isolate RE-2024b chromosome 17, fPemKlu1.hap1, whole genome shotgun sequence genome encodes:
- the mvp gene encoding major vault protein produces the protein MSKKAGSRGPEFEGLVEASIIRIPPHHYIHVLDQNTNIARVEIGPLTYIRQDNERVLFLPVRMIMVPPRHYCVVVNPVARDDDKQVLFDQSGQAKLRHADLEIRLTQDPFPLYPGEEIQQDVTPLQIVYPDTALRLQALLDFKDDGGEKRVAGDEWLFEGPGTYIPKKEVVVLETIKATVIRENQAIRLRARKEGVDRGGVRRVTGEEWLVSKVGAYLPGAHEEVIDIVNAFILTDKKALHVRALRPFKDTGGRDRRTGEEWLVTMADREAHIPSVAEEVVGVVDVTTLSSRQYCVVLDPVGPDGKPQLGQKRVVKGERSFFLQPGEHLERGIQDVYVLSEEEGLVLRAVEAFNDIEEREEEEEEEEEEVMQERAKRSRRSGVLRRPGDRWMLRGPIEYVPPATVEVMLRRQAIPLDENEGIYVRDIKTGKVRAVIGHTYMLTQDEELWQKELPANVEALLASPLDPLADRSDRTRTGETTPRDKTKVVTYRVPHNAAVQVYDYREKAARVVFGPERVMLGPDEQFTVLSLSGDKPKRANVIKAICLLLGPDFFTDIITIETADHARLQLQLSYNWYFDIKSPADPSDAAALFSVPDFVGDACKAVASRIRGAVASVQFDDFHKNSNRIICSAVFGFDEKLAVRPNLRFSQNNLVISSVDIQSVEPVDQRTRDALQKSVQLAIEITTNSQEATARHEAERLEQEARGKLERQRITDQAEAERARKELLELEALSAAVESTGAAKAEAQSRAEAARIQGEAAVSEAKLKAEALRIEAESELQRLVKAREQELSYKQQMDNLEVEKQKRLALIESEGFSKVVECVGSDTLKEIARAGPELQVKMLQALGLKSTLITDGSSPINLFTTANGLLGALPGQSH, from the exons ATGTCTAAGAAGGCAGGAAGCCGGGGGCCGGAGTTCGAGGGGCTGGTGGAGGCGTCCATCATCCGGATCCCGCCCCATCACTACATCCACGTGCTGGACCAGAACACCAACATCGCCCGGGTGGAGATCGGACCGCTCACCTACATCCGCCAGGACAACGAGAG aGTCCTCTTCCTACCGGTTCGGATGATCATGGTGCCGCCGCGTCACTACTGCGTGGTCGTGAACCCGGTGGCCCGGGATGACGACAAGCAGGTCCTCTTCGACCAATCGGGTCAGGCCAAGCTCCGCCACGCCGACCTGGAGATCCGGCTGACCCAGGACCCGTTCCCACTGTACCCCGGAGAGGAGATCCAGCAG GACGTGACGCCGCTGCAGATCGTGTATCCCGACACGGCGCTGCGTCTGCAGGCCCTGCTGGACTTCAAGGACGACGGCGGAGAGAAGAGGGTGGCCGGAGACGAGTGGCTGTTTGAAGGACCCG ggaCCTACATCCCCAAGAAGGAGGTGGTCGTGTTGGAGACCATCAAGGCCACAGTGATCAGAGAGAACCAGGCCATCAGACTGAGAGCACGCAAGGAGGGAGTGGACAGAGGGGGGGTCCGCAGGgtcacag gtgaggAGTGGCTGGTCAGTAAGGTGGGAGCGTACCTTCCAGGCGCCCATGAAGAGGTCATTGACATTGTGAACGCTTTCATCCTGACTGATAAG AAAGCGCTTCATGTTCGCGCCCTGCGGCCCTTTAAAGACACCGGCGGGCGGGACCGTCGTACAGGGGAGGAGTGGCTGGTGACCATGGCCGACAGGGAGGCTCACATCCCCTCTGTGGcggaggaggtggtgggggtggtggaTGTGACCACGCTGAGCAGCAGGCAGTACTGTGTGGTCCTGGACCCGGTGGGACCCGATGGGAAGCCTCAGCTGGGGCAGAAGAGGGTGgtgaag ggTGAGCGCTCATTTTTCCTGCAGCCGGGTGAGCACCTTGAACGCGGCATCCAGGACGTGTACGTGCTGTCGGAGGAGGAGGGTCTGGTGCTGAGAGCTGTGGAGGCCTTCAACGACATcgaggag cgtgaggaggaggaagaggaggaggaggaggaggtgatgcagGAGCGGGCGAAGCGCTCGCGGAGAAGCGGCGTCCTCCGTCGCCCCGGAGACCGCTGGATGCTGCGGGGTCCCATCGAGTACGTCCCCCCTGCGACCGTGGAGGTGATGCTGCGACGACAGGCCATCCCGCTGGACGAGAACGAGGGCATCTACGTCCGGGACATCAAAACTGGAAAG GTGCGAGCAGTGATCGGTCACACCTACATGCTGACTCAGGATGAGGAGCTGTGGCAGAAGGAGCTTCCGGCTAACGTGGAGGCGCTGCTGGCTTCTCCTCTGGACCCGCTGGCCGACCGCTCGGACCGGACCAGGACCGGAGAAACCACGCCGAGGGACAAGACCAAGGTGGTCACTTACAGGGTGCCCCACAATGCTGCCGTCCAGGTGTACGACTACAGAGAGAAGGCGGCCAG GGTGGTGTTTGGACCAGAGAGGGTGATGCTGGGACCTGACGAGCAGTTCACTGTGCTCTCGCTGTCCGGAGACAAGCCAAAGAGGGCCAACGTCATCAAGGCCATCTGCCTCCTGCTGGGACCCGACTTCTTCACCGACATCATCACCATCGAGACCGCCGACCACGCccggctgcagctgcagctctcctACAACTG gtATTTTGATATCAAGTCTCCAGCGGACCCCTCTGATGCAGCCGCTCTGTTCTCAGTTCCTGACTTTGTTGGAGACGCCTGTAAAGCCGTCGCCTCCCGGATCAGAGGAGCAGTGGCCTCCGTGCAGTTTGATGATTTCCACAAG AACTCGAACCGGATCATCTGCTCGGCCGTGTTCGGCTTCGACGAAAAGCTGGCGGTTCGTCCCAACCTTCGCTTCAGCCAGAACAACCTGGTGATCAGCAGCGTGGACATCCAGTCTGTGGAGCCGGTGGACCAGAGAACACGAGACGCCCTGCAGAAGAGCGTCCAGCTCGCCATCGAGATCACCACCAACTCCCAGGAGGCCACCGCacg GCACGAGGCGGAGCGTCTGGAGCAGGAGGCCCGGGGGAAGCTGGAGAGGCAGAGGATCACGGACCAGGCCGAGGCCGAGAGAGCCaggaaggagctgctggagctggaggcacTCAG tgcGGCGGTGGAGAGCACCGGAGCTGCCAAGGCCGAAGCTCAGTCTCGGGCCGAGGCGGCTCGTATTCAGGGAGAGGCGGCGGTCAGCGAGGCCAAGCTGAAGGCCGAGGCTCTGAGGATCGAGGCG gagtcGGAGCTCCAGCGGCTGGTGAAGGCTCGTGAGCAGGAGCTGAGCTACAAGCAGCAGATGGACAATCTGGAGGTGGAGAAGCAGAAACGTCTGGCTCTGATCGAGAGCGAGGGCTTCAGCAAGGTGGTGGAGTGTGTCGGCAGCGACACGCTCAAGGAGATAGCCCGGGCCGGGCCGGAGCTCCAG GTGAAGATGCTGCAGGCTCTGGGGCTGAAGTCCACCCTCATCACAGACGGATCGTCGCCCATCAACTTGTTCACCACCGCCAACGGCCTGCTGGGGGCGCTGCCGGGCCAGAgccactga